The proteins below come from a single Mycolicibacterium sp. TY81 genomic window:
- a CDS encoding DUF3145 domain-containing protein produces the protein MRASNQLADATTGVVYIHASPAAVCPHVEWALSSTLSARANLKWTPQPAMPGQLRAITNWMGPVGTGAQLASALRSWSVLRFEVTEDPSTGVDGHRWCHTPTLGLWSGSMSANGDTVVGEQRLRALMEGGADMLAAELDTVLGTAWDEALEPYRGGGAEVGEVSWLNRGVG, from the coding sequence ATGCGTGCGTCGAACCAACTCGCCGACGCGACGACGGGCGTGGTGTATATCCATGCCTCTCCCGCGGCGGTATGCCCGCATGTGGAGTGGGCACTTTCGTCGACTCTGTCGGCGCGGGCGAACCTCAAGTGGACGCCCCAACCCGCCATGCCCGGTCAGCTGCGCGCCATCACCAATTGGATGGGACCCGTCGGCACCGGAGCTCAACTCGCCAGCGCTTTGCGGTCGTGGTCGGTGCTGCGCTTCGAGGTGACCGAGGATCCGAGCACCGGCGTCGACGGCCACCGCTGGTGCCACACCCCGACGCTGGGCCTGTGGAGCGGATCGATGAGCGCCAACGGCGACACCGTGGTCGGCGAGCAGCGGCTGCGCGCGCTGATGGAGGGCGGCGCCGACATGCTCGCCGCTGAACTCGACACCGTGCTCGGCACCGCCTGGGACGAGGCGCTGGAGCCGTATCGCGGCGGCGGCGCCGAGGTCGGCGAGGTCAGCTGGCTGAACCGGGGCGTCGGCTAG